In Macadamia integrifolia cultivar HAES 741 chromosome 13, SCU_Mint_v3, whole genome shotgun sequence, one DNA window encodes the following:
- the LOC122058694 gene encoding subtilisin-like protease SBT3.4, producing MGTSSRHHHFQVIIPFFILFNLHCCWNSVTFAADTTTNVYIVYMGEKQHNNPATIVMSHHEMLANLLGSKEAAKNSILYSYKNGFSGFAASLTDSQAKAIADFPGVVRVFPNRIHKVHTTRSWDFLGLKPPSKSKHNLLSEANMGDGTIIGIIDTGIWPESQSFKDDGMGPIPSHWKGICQTGQNFIPANCNKKIIGARWFRKGYEKMHGPINTTGHLEYLSPRDKEGHGTHCASIAAGRFVPNASYIGLGTGLARGGAPLARLAIYKVAWFGESTDADELKAFDMAIHDGVDILSVSLARNVNHAGLPLEAYFVDGIAMGSFHAVAKGITVVCAGGNDGPYSDTVGNTAPWMITVAASTIDRDFQTDVTLGNDQTSLGNTLSVGGFDGTGGHHIKSIAGIVAGQDDDALACKKGSLNPTLVKGKVVHCFLQPTASAQEVSDAPNTVMKAGGIGVLYTQAHNDVLNRCNITCIKVNFEIGTKINSYIRGTSSATVQHSQPRTVVGKKVAPLVASFSSRGPNTLLPDVLKPDIAAPGVNILAAFPPPISGHPYEYQSGTSMACPHVAGVAALIKTLHKNWSPAAIKSAIMTTASQNGTDGQVIWAQGGNLKPATPFDMGGGNINPKKAAHPGLIYDISTENYIDFFCSKRYTNEQMTNMTKRNNSCSRKRSASSWDLNLPSISIPYLENIVTVTRTVTNVGSVNSVYKALVQSPPGIKVRVKPHTLSFNQSTKVLSFKVTFNSTQKVQLMDYVFGSLTWTDKKHVVRIPLAVRVAHQYASSRK from the exons ATGGGTACCTCTTCAAGACATCATCACTTTCAAGTGATCATTCCTTTCTTTATCTTGTTCAATCTCCATTGCTGCTGGAACTCTGTCACATTTGCCGCTGATACTACAACCAAT GTGTACATTGTGTATATGGGTGAGAAGCAGCATAACAACCCAGCAACCATAGTGATGTCTCACCATGAAATGCTAGCAAACTTGCTCGGAAG CAAAGAAGCTGCCAAGAATTCTATTCTCTACAGCTATAAGAATGGCTTCTCTGGGTTTGCAGCTTCTCTAACTGATTCCCAGGCAAAAGCCATTGCAG ACTTTCCGGGTGTTGTCCGAGTGTTCCCTAATCGCATTCATAAAGTCCATACTACCAGAAGCTGGGATTTTCTAGGGCTCAAGCCACCATCAAAGTCTAAACATAACCTTTTGTCTGAAGCGAATATGGGCGATGGTACCATTATTGGCATTATAGACACAG GAATTTGGCCAGAGTCACAAAGCTTCAAAGACGATGGAATGGGTCCAATTCCATCGCATTGGAAAGGAATTTGCCAAACTGGACAAAATTTCATTCCCGCGAATTGCAATAAGAAAATCATTGGTGCTCGCTGGTTCAGAAAAGGCTATGAGAAAATGCACGGGCCCATCAACACCACTGGGCATTTAGAGTATTTGTCCCCAAGGGACAAAGAAGGGCATGGAACTCACTGTGCTTCCATAGCTGCAGGTCGTTTTGTACCAAATGCAAGTTATATAGGGCTAGGTACCGGTTTAGCTAGAGGAGGAGCCCCTCTTGCTCGCCTAGCTATTTATAAGGTTGCTTGGTTTGGAGAATCAACAGATGCAGATGAACTAAAAGCATTTGACATGGCCATACATGATGGAGTAGACATTTTATCTGTTTCTTTAGCGCGTAACGTAAACCATGCAGGATTGCCTCTAGAGGCGTATTTTGTTGATGGAATTGCAATGGGTTCATTCCATGCAGTGGCAAAAGGGATTACTGTGGTTTGTGCAGGAGGAAACGATGGACCTTACTCTGATACGGTTGGAAACACGGCTCCTTGGATGATCACTGTTGCAGCCAGCACTATTGACAGAGATTTCCAAACAGATGTTACACTTGGAAATGACCAAACTTCCTTG GGCAACACCCTATCAGTTGGAGGTTTTGATGGGACCGGAGGACACCACATAAAAAGTATAGCTGGAATAGTTGCTGGCCAAGATGATGATGCACT AGCTTGCAAGAAAGGAAGTCTCAATCCGACATTAGTGAAGGGGAAGGTTGTCCATTGTTTTCTACAACCAACCGCAAGCGCACAAGAAGTTTCTGATGCACCTAACACTGTTATGAAAGCAGGAGGAATCGGTGTTTTATACACCCAAGCTCACAATGATGTCCTCAATCGATGCAACATTACTTGTATTAAAGTAAATTTTGAAATAGGGACAAAAATAAACTCCTACATCCGAGGAACAAG TTCAGCAACTGTGCAGCACAGCCAGCCAAGGACTGTAGTTGGGAAAAAGGTAGCTCCACTAGTGGCCTCATTCTCATCCAGAGGACCAAATACTTTGTTACCTGATGTGTTGAAG CCTGATATAGCAGCACCAGGAGTGAACATTTTGGCAGCATTTCCTCCACCAATTTCAGGTCACCCTTACGAATACCAATCAGGAACTTCAATGGCTTGCCCCCATGTAGCTGGGGTGGCTGCCCTCATCAAGACTTTGCACAAAAACTGGTCGCCTGCAGCCATAAAATCAGCAATTATGACTACTG CATCACAAAATGGCACAGATGGACAAGTAATATGGGCACAAGGAGGCAATCTCAAGCCCGCGACTCCTTTCGACATGGGTGGAGGGAATATCAATCCCAAGAAAGCAGCACATCCAGGGCTCATTTATGATATTAGTACAGAGAACTACATTGATTTTTTCTGTTCCAAACGCTACACTAATGAACAGATGACCAATATGACTAAAAGAAATAATTCCTGTTCAAGAAAAAGGAGTGCTTCTAGCTGGGACCTCAATCTCCCCTCTATCTCAATCCCATACCTTGAAAATATTGTAACAGTCACCAGGACTGTGACAAATGTGGGGTCAGTTAATTCAGTCTACAAAGCTTTGGTGCAATCTCCACCTGGTATTAAAGTGAGAGTTAAACCTCATACACTATCCTTCAATCAATCAACCAAAGTGCTTTCCTTCAAAGTGACCTTTAATTCTACTCAAAAGGTGCAGCTTATGGATTACGTATTTGGAAGCTTGACTTGGACTGACAAAAAACATGTGGTCAGGATTCCGCTAGCTGTTCGCGTTGCTCATCAGTATGCAAGCTCTCGgaaataa